The following proteins come from a genomic window of Megalops cyprinoides isolate fMegCyp1 chromosome 6, fMegCyp1.pri, whole genome shotgun sequence:
- the nucks1a gene encoding nuclear ubiquitous casein and cyclin-dependent kinase substrate 1a isoform X2 — MSRPVRNRKVVNYSQFQESDDADEEYGRDSERPKKMRATPRDVKHKKRSGKNSQEDSDDSDDKLSKPKNDSADDFGSDEDNDFGEEDDEEGGSDYDTKRGKKGKKASRRTPKRKRDTDSDDEREVSKKVRQVRQAASKAVSKQREMLLGDGGSEDEDRDDEEQAYVDQESEGSDEDFMVDDDDDSDYGHSRKRSKKVIRRSRPERKEKKSPKPRLKATVTPSPMKGKGKGRPGAAKALEKSSPKEEEGDPESPPEEEEEDELEKKASPPPKKTEDAPEEEDDISEEEAPSGED, encoded by the exons ATGTCAAGACCAGTGAG GAACAGGAAGGTGGTGAATTACTCTCAGTTCCAGGAGTCTGATGATGCAG ATGAGGAGTATGGCAGAGACTCGGAGAGGCCCAAAAAGATGCGTGCGACCCCAAGAGATGTGAAGCACAAGAAGAGGTCAGGAAAGAACTCGCAGGAGGACAG TGACGATTCTGATGACAAgctctccaaacccaaaaatGATTCAGCAG ATGACTTTGGTAGCGATGAAGACAATGATTTTGGCGAAGAGGATGACGAGGAAGGGGGCAGCGACTACGACACCAAAAGGGGGAAGAAGGGAAAGAAAGCTAGCAGAAGGACACCGAAGAGGAAACGAGATACAG ACAGCGACGACGAGCGGGAGGTGAGCAAGAAGGTGCGGCAGGTGCGGCAGGCCGCCTCCAAAGCGGTGTCCAAAcagagggagatgctgctgGGGGACGGGGGCAGCGAGGACGAGGACCGCGATGACGAAGAGCAGGCCTACGTGGACC AGGAGTCTGAGGGCAGCGACGAGGACTTCATGGTGGATGACGACGACGACAGCGACTACGGCCACTCCAGGAAGCGGAGCAAGAAGGTGATCAGGAGAAGTAGgccagagaggaaggagaagaagtCCCCCAAGCCCAGGCTAAAGGCCACAG TGACCCCCAGCCCCATGAAGGGCAAAGGCAAGGGGCGCCCCGGTGCAGCCAAGGCCCTGGAGAAGTCCTCGcccaaagaggaagagggagaccCAGAGAGCCCccctgaggaggaggaagaggacgagctggagaagaaagcttcccctccccccaagaAGACAGAGGACGCGCCCGAGGAAGAGGACGACATATCGGAAGAGGAAGCTCCGTCTGGGGAAGACTAG
- the nucks1a gene encoding nuclear ubiquitous casein and cyclin-dependent kinase substrate 1a isoform X1 encodes MSRPVRNRKVVNYSQFQESDDADEEYGRDSERPKKMRATPRDVKHKKRSGKNSQEDSDDSDDKLSKPKNDSADDFGSDEDNDFGEEDDEEGGSDYDTKRGKKGKKASRRTPKRKRDTEDSDDEREVSKKVRQVRQAASKAVSKQREMLLGDGGSEDEDRDDEEQAYVDQESEGSDEDFMVDDDDDSDYGHSRKRSKKVIRRSRPERKEKKSPKPRLKATVTPSPMKGKGKGRPGAAKALEKSSPKEEEGDPESPPEEEEEDELEKKASPPPKKTEDAPEEEDDISEEEAPSGED; translated from the exons ATGTCAAGACCAGTGAG GAACAGGAAGGTGGTGAATTACTCTCAGTTCCAGGAGTCTGATGATGCAG ATGAGGAGTATGGCAGAGACTCGGAGAGGCCCAAAAAGATGCGTGCGACCCCAAGAGATGTGAAGCACAAGAAGAGGTCAGGAAAGAACTCGCAGGAGGACAG TGACGATTCTGATGACAAgctctccaaacccaaaaatGATTCAGCAG ATGACTTTGGTAGCGATGAAGACAATGATTTTGGCGAAGAGGATGACGAGGAAGGGGGCAGCGACTACGACACCAAAAGGGGGAAGAAGGGAAAGAAAGCTAGCAGAAGGACACCGAAGAGGAAACGAGATACAG AAGACAGCGACGACGAGCGGGAGGTGAGCAAGAAGGTGCGGCAGGTGCGGCAGGCCGCCTCCAAAGCGGTGTCCAAAcagagggagatgctgctgGGGGACGGGGGCAGCGAGGACGAGGACCGCGATGACGAAGAGCAGGCCTACGTGGACC AGGAGTCTGAGGGCAGCGACGAGGACTTCATGGTGGATGACGACGACGACAGCGACTACGGCCACTCCAGGAAGCGGAGCAAGAAGGTGATCAGGAGAAGTAGgccagagaggaaggagaagaagtCCCCCAAGCCCAGGCTAAAGGCCACAG TGACCCCCAGCCCCATGAAGGGCAAAGGCAAGGGGCGCCCCGGTGCAGCCAAGGCCCTGGAGAAGTCCTCGcccaaagaggaagagggagaccCAGAGAGCCCccctgaggaggaggaagaggacgagctggagaagaaagcttcccctccccccaagaAGACAGAGGACGCGCCCGAGGAAGAGGACGACATATCGGAAGAGGAAGCTCCGTCTGGGGAAGACTAG